Proteins from a genomic interval of Falco rusticolus isolate bFalRus1 chromosome 7, bFalRus1.pri, whole genome shotgun sequence:
- the AK7 gene encoding LOW QUALITY PROTEIN: adenylate kinase 7 (The sequence of the model RefSeq protein was modified relative to this genomic sequence to represent the inferred CDS: inserted 8 bases in 6 codons; deleted 2 bases in 2 codons; substituted 2 bases at 2 genomic stop codons), whose product MAAGPAPNCRVFLNHLDSYCGRGIGEYLSGCVVGASLENIGENEEEEDENNSAAEVSVRPKEGVYQIVGSLSKPGSTKPYFAEETYTVYSRKELLSHLLECEIVLYNITEDANQIEEATWAASALHTEIEYFATPKIFILISTIMSWAKSKSPDPEDPNIPFTDEDYRRRKSHPNFVEHINAEKLILKLGKTNKHKFSTYVVASGLQYGAEEGVLHYFFKIGWLSESPAIPVFGDGNNFIPTIHILDLAAVLQNVADHRPRTHYILAVDASMHTLQELIKCISKNIGPGKIEKIPXENAFLSKELTQMHLDMLFVNLRMESMFLKRTFNIXWVAQAGLVENIEQIIKEYKQSRGLLPLKVCIHGPPGVGKSTIAEQLCKYYKLHHIKINDVISETIANLVESVAPKEQDSDSXGEEGEDTQRGPGXKMXKQHQVISWNKKSMEQNAGHLDDQYVVKFXEDKLKSMPCRTXGICFDGFPETYDQAEDLYSVNEEEEVKGKIXKCDKLITPEFIISLTASDEFLINRIINLPARIVAGTHYTQDRFLQSLNLFRELNTDDQTVLNYCDELEIYPQFIDVAKFEDPENRFIIKEIIKEIGEPRNYGLTDAERRNWNRKAAEECLVREAQEKAERKRKQAEERAERMANWEEWNKHMEEVKRQEQELLEAQSMPLRNYLMKNVMPTLMQGITECCRIRPDDPVDFLAEYLFKNSPDIE is encoded by the exons ATGGCGGCGGGACCGGCGCCGAACTGCCGGGTCTTCCTCAACCACCTCGACTCTTACTGCGGCCGCGGCATCGGCGAG TATTTATCCGGATGTGTTGTTGGGGCATCGCTTGAAAACATAGGAgaaaatgaggaggaggaagacgaaaataattcagctgctgaagtttCTGTTAGGCCAAAGGAAGGAGTCTACCAAATAGTGGGTAGCCTTTCTAAACCAGGGAGTACTAAACCATATTTTGCAGAGGAAACTTATACA gtttATTCTCGAAAAGAGCTCTTAAGTCACTTGCTTGAGTGTGAGATAGTTTTATATAATATCACTGAAGATGCAAATCAAATTGAGGAAGCAACATGGGCTGCTTCTG CTCTACATACAGAAATAGAGTATTTTGCAACACCAAAGATATTCATCCTCATTTCAACAATAATGAGCTGGGCAAAAAGCAAATCCCCTGACCCT GAAGATCCTAATATTCCTTTTACTGATGAAGATTATCGCAGAAGAAAATCTCATCCTAACTTTGTGGAACACATAAATGCTGAAAAACTCATTCTCAAACTTGGGAAAACT AACAAACATAAATTTTCAACTTATGTTGTTGCCTCAGGACTTCAATATGGAGCTGAGGAAGGAGTCTTGCACTACTTTTTTAAG atagGTTGGCTTAGTGAGAGTCCTGCAATACCTGTTTTTGGAGATGGAAACAATTTTATTCCAACCATTCATATTCTTGATTTAGCAGc AGTGTTACAAAATGTAGCAGACCATAGGCCAAGGACTCACTACATACTTGCAGTAGATGCATCTATGCACACTCTTCAAGAATTAATAAAG tgtatcagtaaaaatattggaccaggaaaaattgagaagattc aagaaaatgcattccTGAGCAAAGAATTAACG CAAATGCATTTGGATATG TTGTTTGTGAACCTGCGAATGGAATCTATGTTTCTAAAGAGAACTTTCAACA AGTGGGTCGCTCAGGCAGGACTGGTGGAGAACATTGAACAAATCATCAAGGAATACAAGCAAAGTCGAGGATTACTG CCTCTCAAAGTTTGTATTCATGGTCCTCCTGGCGTTGGCAAATCTACCATTGCTGAACAGCTCTGCAAATACTACAAGCTACATCACATTAAGATAAATGATGTGATTTCTGAAACAATAGCAAATCTGGT AGAAAGTGTGGCTCCTAAAGAACAGGACTCTGAcag gggagaagagggagaagacaCACAAAGAGGACCAGGGTAGAAAATGTAGAAGCAGCACCAAGTTATTAGCTGGAATAAGAAAAGCATGGAGCAGAATGCAG GCCATCTAGATGATCAGTATGTTGTTAAAT GTGAGGATAAACTCAAATCTATGCCTTGTAGAAC AGGGATATGTTTTGATGGGTTCCCAGAGACATATGACCAGGCAGAAGATCTTTATAGTGTAA atgaagaggaagaagtaaaaggcaaaa ataaatgtgaTAAATTAATCACACCTG aatttattatttcattgaCTGCATCTGATGAATTCCTtataaacagaataataaatCTGCCAGCGAGAATTGTTGCTGGCACTCATTATACCCAGGACCGGTTCCTGCAGTCTCTGAATCTCTTCAGAGAGTTAAACACAGATGATCAGACAGTTCTCAACTATTGTGATGAGCTTGAAATATATCCTCAGTTTATTG ATGTAGCAAAATTTGAAGATCCTGAGAACAGATTTATCATAAAAGAGATCATCAAAGAAATTGGGGAACCTCGGAATTATGGTTTAACAgatgcagaaaggagaaattgGAACCgcaaagcagctgaagaatgCCTTGTCAGAGAAGCTCAAGAAAAAGCTGAACGAAAGCGTAAACAAGCTGAGGAGAGGGCTGAAAGGATGGCAAATTGGGAAGAGTGG